In the genome of Candidatus Hydrogenedentota bacterium, the window AGGTCGATATTGATTTCCTCCCGGAGGTTGATGTCTCCGTCGAGCCCGTCCAGGTGATCGCCGTAGCGGAGCGTCAGTTCGTTGGCGGGCGTGGGGAGGAAGGGGGCGTCATCCGACTCCGGCGCCTGGACGGATTCCAGGGGCGTTTCGGCCTCCTCGATCGCGGGGGGCGCGGATTCCTGGGCGATTGCCCGGAAGGGGAGCGCGAGCAGGCTTGCCAGGAACAGGGTGAAAACGATCGGTCGCAGCATTCGATTCTCCATGCGAGGGTTCCGCGAAGCGGCCCGCCCGCGCAGGGCCCGCCTGACGGACCGGCGTCGCCGCTCTATGGAGGAGAGTGGATAAAAACGCGCCGGTTGTTACACCTGAGGGCCCAAGTTTCCGCAGGCGCCAGTCTACTGATTGATTCCCTTTGGAGTCAAACCGCGCGGCTGGATCAGGCCTCGGGCGCGCCTTTGAGATTGGCCGGATCGACGCCGGACTGGCGCATGGCCTGTTGCTCGAATTGCTGCACGCGCACGGCGAAGGCCTGCTCCAGTTCGCCCAGGGCCTGGGCGAGCCCCTGCGACTCGTCCTGGGTGAGGTTGCCGGCGGTTTTCTCCTGCAACATGATCATCAGGTCGAGCGTGTAGCGGGCGGCGTCCAGATTGACCATGACCTGGCCCGTGCCCGGCTCGGCCACGAGGCCCAGGGCGAACATGGCCTGGGTCGCCAGGGAGCCGATCAGGGCGGTGAAGCTCGCCGCGTCGGGATCGTCTTCCAGGGCGGGCTCGTCCGCTTCGGCGGGCGCCTGCGCCTGCGCGGGCGCCTCGACCGCCGCGGCCTTGCGGGCCGCTTCTTCCTTTTCCCGCTGTACCTGGGCTTTCCACCCCTCGTCGATAAAGATTTTCTTTTCTTCCTCGCTCATCGGGGGAGCCTCCTGGGTTCGGGAAAGGGAAAAGCGCACAATCCCGGCCCCGTGTACGGCGGGGCCGGGAGTGCGTCAAAAAAGCGTGCAAAAAGCAGCCGGAAATCAGCTCTTCTTGTTCTTGTGGCGGTTCGCGCGCCGCTTCTTCTTGCGCTTGTGCTTGTTAATCTTCGCCTTGCGGGCTTTACGTCCTCCAGCCACTGAAAATCCTCCTGAAGCTTATTGCTTTTCTCGCTGGGTCCTGCGACGGGTCAGTTCAACCACTGGTCGTCAGGCTGGCTATAGGTTATGAGTTCGCTGTCGTTGAAATAGAGACTGATCTCGCGCTCGGCCGTCTCGGGGGCGTCCGACGCGTGAATGATGTTGTTCTGCATGCTCAGGCCGAAGTCGCCGCGGATCGTGCCCACGTCGGCCTTCAGGCAGTTGGTCGCGCCGTTCATCTTCCGGACCTGCGCCACGGCGTCGGGGCCTTCCCACACCATCTGGACCGTCGGGCCGGAGGTGATGAAGGAGACGAGATCGCCGAAGAAGGGCTTGTCCTTGTGTTCGTCGTAGTGCGCTTTGGCAATGTCCTGGCCGAGGATCTGGATCTTCAGCCCAACCAGTTTCAGGCCGCGTTGCTCGAATCGGCGGATGCACTCGCCCACGAGGCGGCGCCCCACGCCATCGGGCTTAACCATTACAAAGGTGCGTTCGTTCACGATACAGGATTCTTTCCGGGGCGGATTCCGGCGCGGCGGCCAGGCAGGGGCCCGCGCGAAGAGACCGCAGATACACCGGGCGCGCGGCATTCCAACCGGAAAGTACGCGCGCCCGCACACAGAGCGGGAAGTGTAGCAAAATACCCGCGCGGCGCGCAACTGCGGGGCGATCATATCGCCGATCCGCCCGCGCGGCGGGCCCTCAGGCGTTCCGGATCACCTCCAGGCCGCCCATATAGCCTCGGAGCGCCTCGGGAATGAGCACCGAACCGTCTTCCCGCTGGTAATTCTCGAGGATGGCCACCAGCGTGCGGCCCACGGCGAGTCCGGATCCGTTCAGGGTATGCACGAATTCCGGCTTTTTGTCGCGCTTGAAGCGGATGTTCGCCCGGCGCGCCTGGTAATCGGTGAAATTGGAGCAGGAGCTGATTTCGCGGTAGGCGTTCTGGCCCGGGAGCCAGACCTCGAGATCGTAGGTCTTTGCGGCGGAAAAGCCGAGATCGCCGGTGCACAGGGTCATGACGCGGTAGGGGAGTCCCAGGGCCCGCAGGATCGCCTCGGCGTTCTGCGTCAGCTTCTCCAACTCGTCCCAGCTCTCTTCCGGGCGCACAAACTTGACCATTTCGACCTTGTTGAACTGGTGCTGGCGGATCATCCCCCGCGTGTCCTTGCCGTGCGATCCGGCCTCACTCCGGAAACACGGGGTGTAGGCGGCGTAGTAGCGCGGCAGTTCCTCGTCGCGCAGGATCTCGTCCCGATGGATGTTGGTGACGGGGACTTCGGCGGTCGGGATGAGCCAGTAGTCGGTGTCCTGCACGCGGAAGCCATCCGCCGCGAATTTCGGGAGCTGGCCGGTGCCCTGCATGCTCTGGGAATTGACCATGAAGGGCGGCAGGGCCTCGGTGTAGCCGTGCTTTTCCGTGTGGGTGTCGAGCATGAAGTTGATGAGCGCCCGCTCCAGCCGCGCGCCGGGGCCCGTGCTCAGGCAGAAGCGCGCGCCGGTCAGCTTGGCCGCCCGCTCGAAATCGAGGATCCCGAGCGCCTCGCCCAGCGCAACGTGATCCTTCGGCTCAAAGGAGAATTGGGGGATCTCGCCCCAGGCGCGCTCTTCGCGGTTGTGCGATTCGTCCTGCCCCTCGGGGAGGCTGGCGTCGGGCAGGTTGGGCAATCGGAGAAGGTGATCCGTGAGATTGGTCTCAACTTGCCGCATCTCTTCTTCTTTTATGGCGATCATGTCTTTGACCAGCCTCATTTCCTCAATGATCGGAGATGCGTCTTCCCCGGCTCGCTTGGCAGCAGCAATACCGTCACTGGCTTTGTTCTGTTCAGCGCGAAGTAGTTCCATGTCGTATGTGAGGCTTCGGCGTTTCGCGTCTTGCCTTAAGACGTGGTCTATAGGATACGCGCCGCCGCGTTTAGCGAGTGCGGCGGCGACGGCCTCGGGTTCCTGGCGGATCAATTTAATGTCAAGCATGTTGGGGCCTTTTTGGATATGCTGGCGATTAATGATTATGTAAACGATCGATGATCATTTGTAACGCTTTCGCGGAATGAAGCACCCGCCGCGTTGAAGGCGAGCCTCAGTCAGGACGGGCTTGAATAGCAGGATCGCGGACATTCCTGTCCGCGGCAGAAAAAGCGCATGAGATCTCGCGATCGATGCGCATGTGAAGAGACACAGGTTCCCAATGTGTTCCGCTCCGTGGGCGCCGGGTTTCTATTCCAAATTAGTCACATCTCTTTATGTCCCGAGCTCCATTTGTCGCGGACACGAATGTCCGCGATCCTTTGGCGCGCTTCCTCGGCTATTTGCGGACAGTTCGCGCCATTTCAGCGGGCCGCTGCTTCAGACGGCTAAAACGTTACTACTATCTAACGAGGGACGGCAGCGACGGATCTGCAACGTGGATTGTGTCGCTGCCGTTCCTGTAGCCCCTGCAAGATACGCGAGACTTTCCCGATCCCTGGTCCATGCGCACGCGGAGCTTATCCGCGCAGGAGTTCCAGCAGCCGGTCCAGTTCATCGTGCGAAAAGTACTCGATTTCGATGCGTCCCTTGCCGCCGCCCTGGGTCTTGAGCTGGACCTTCGTGCCGAGGCTCCGGCGCAGTTCGTCTTCGAGTTGCGCGATGTTCGGATCCTTCTTCGGCTTTGCGGGGGCGTCTTTCTGGGCCTTCTGATCGGCCGCGATTTTTTCCGCCTGCCGCACCGACAGGCCCTGCGCGATTATCTTGCGGGCCGCGCTGATCTGCGCCGCCGTGGATTCAATGGAGAGCAGCGCGCGGGCATGGCCCATGGAGAGCGTGCCGTCCGCCACCCACGCCTGGACCGATTCGGGGAGATTGAGCAGCCGGAGCGTGTTCGCGACCGTGGCCCGCTTTTTGCCCACTTCCTGCGCGACTTCCTCCTGGGTCCACTGGAACTCGTCCATCAGATCCTGGTAACCCTGCGCGAGTTCGATCGCGTTGAGGTCCTCGCGCTGGAGGTTTTCGATCAACCCCAGCTTGAGCATGTCCTTGTCGGATACGTCGCGGCAGATGGCGGGGATCGTTTTCCGGTCGGCCATGATGCTGGCGCGCACGCGCCGCTCGCCGCTGATCAGCTCGTAGTGATCACCCGCCTGGCGGACCAGCACCGGCTCCTGGACGCCGTCGCGCCGGATGGACTCCGCAAGCTCCTCCAGGGCTTCTTCATTGAAGACGCGCCGCGGCTGCTTCGGGTTCGGGCGGATTTCCGAGGGGTCGAGCGCGATCAGGCGCGCGCCATCGGGCAGGGCCGCGGGCTCCGCCGGGGCGGCGATTGCCGGCTTCTCGGGGGCCGGGGCCGTGCGGGCGGTGGAGGCGTTGTTGCCGATGAGGGCGCCCAGGCCCTTGCCGAGGCCCTTGCGCTTGGGGCTAGCCACGGGCAATCACCTCCCGGGCGAGCGCGAGATAGGCCTGCGCGCCCGCGCACTTGAGATCGTAGTAGATGACGGGCTTGCCGAAGCTCGGCGCCTCGCTCAGGGTAACATTGCGCGGGATGATGTTCTGAAACACGGAGTCGCCCAGGTGCCCGCGCACGTCGTCGATCACCTGTTTGCAGAGGTTGGTGTGCTGGTACATCGTCAGCAACACGCCGAAGACCGTCAGGCTCGGATTGAGGTTGTCGCGCACGAGGATTACCGTCTGGAGGAGTTCGCTGAGCCCTTCGAGCGCGTAATACTCGCACTGGAGCGTCACCAGCACGCCGCCCGCCGCCACGAGCCCGTTCAGGGTCAGGATACTGAGCGAGGGCGGGCAGTCAATGAATATAAAGTCGTAGTCCGCGGCGATAGCGTCGAGCGCCTGCTTCAGCCGGTATTCGCGCCTCTCGACGTCGATCAGCTCGACTTCCGCGCCGACCAGTTCGCGGTTCGAGGGCAGGAGATACAGGTGTTCCCATTCCGTTTCCAGCACGAGATCCGCCGCGGGCGTGTCATCCACGAGAAGGTCATACACCGAGCCCTCCAGGGCGTTCTTGTCGATGCCGAGGCCCTGCGTGGCGTTGCCCTGGGGGTCCAGATCGACCAGCAGCGTCTTTTTTTTCGCGGCCGCCATGCACGCGGCCAGATTGACGGCGGTGGTCGTCTTGCCCACGCCCCCCTTCTGGTTGGCTATTGCGATCACACGTCCCAACGCGTTGCCCTATCGATTTTTATGCCGGAGTCTCGGGGTGGATACAGGGGGCGTATGATACGAACCAGCCGGGCCGCAAGTCAATTGGAGCGCGATGTGGAGCGCAATGTGGGAGGGGCCTTTTTGCGGGTACAGCCTCGGGCCGGATTGTGGGTTTTACCTCCGGTGTTGGGCTGCCACTGCCGGTCCGATGCGGACACCTGGGCCTTTTTGCGGGTACAGCCTCGGGCCGGGTTGTGGGTTTTGCCTCCGGTGTCGGGCTGCCACTGCCGGCCCGATGCGGTCCCCTGGGCTTTTTGGGGGTACAGCCTCGGGCCGGGTTGTGGGTTTTGCCTCCGGTGTCGGGCTGCCACTGCCGGCCCGATGCAGTCCCCTGGGGCTTGCCGGCCCGATGCAGTCCCCTGGCCCCGCTATTCGAACTGGCGGAGGTGGTGATCGAAATGAAGCACGTGGAAGCGGTCCCAGCCGTCGATGCCGAGGTGGCCGAAGGCGGGGTGGGGGGCGGGCTGCAATTCATCGGCCTGGACCAGGCTGAGGTATTCCTCGAGGATGGCTTGCAGGGTCTCCAGGTCGCCGGGTTCGCGGGTGACGATGCCCTGCGCGCGCAGGTGGGCCGGGAGCCCCATGTCCCTGGGCAACGCGATGGCGCCGGCGAGAACGAGCGGGCGGGTCACGTAACGGTGGAGGCAGTTTCCGAAGAAGGGCACCGCACGCGAGCGGCCCATGGCGTGGCGGAGCGACCAGATCAGGTGCTCGATCAGCCGGTCTCGCGTGAGTTCGCCCCAGCGGGGCACGGCATCCTTGCGAATGGCGCCCAGCCGGCTCACAACATCCTCGACATAGTCCCCATCGAAATGGCGCATACGGGCTCCCGGGTTGTTTGCGGCGGTATTGTAGCATGTTTAGGCTTTAGGCTTTAGGCTTTAGGCTTTAGGCTTTGGGCTGTAGGCTTTGGGCTGTAGGCTGGAGGCTGGAGGCTTTGGGCTGTAGGCTTTGGGCTGGAGGCTTTAGGCTTTAGGCTTTAGGCTGTAGGCTGTAGGGAGCGGGGCCGTTGGGTGGAGATTTCAGGCTGTAGGTTGTAGACTTTCGTAAGGATTACGATCCAGGGTGCTTGCATTGGATGCGGCTATTGGGAATAGCAAAGCGAGGGAGCGATGCGGGATCACCGAAAGCTTCGGGCCTTTGATCTGGCGGATGCGCTGGTGTTGCAAGTGTATCGTGTAACACAGCGGTTTCCGAAGGACGAACAATTCGGGCTTACCTCGCAATTGCGCCGCGCTGCGGTCTCTATTGCCTCAAACATCGTCGAGGGGTGTGCACGTTCTTCCGAGATAGAGTACTTGAGGTTCCTCGATATTGCATACGGATCGCTCAAGGAAGTCGAGTACCAGCTCGATCTATCGAATCGGCTTGGATATCTTGAGCCTGATATCAACCTCGAATTGGAGCGTCATTGCAACGAGACAGGGAAAGTGCTGAACGGCCTTATTCGTGCCTTGCGCTCGAAAAGAACTACGTAACCCAATTCCAGGCCGTCTTCCACCTCCAGCCTAAAGCCTAAAGCCTAAAGCCTAACCCCCTACTCCCACATCTCCAGTTCCTTCCATTCGATCACGGCGCCGTCGCGGTGCATTTGCAGGGTGATGTGGCCGGGCCAGATTTTGTCGAGGCTGCTGGTTTCGGCGGACTTCTGGCCGTTGATATAGGTCACGGCGTGGTTCCCTTCGACGAAGACCTGCAGCAGGTTCCACTCGCCGGGATGGAACAGATCGTCGCGGCCGCGGACGTGGCCGTAGATGCTGCCGGAGACCATGCCCGCCCCGGGGACGTCGAGAAGCTGCACTTCGTTGCCGCGGTCGCTGTCGTCGTCTTTCCACCGGAAGAATACGCCGCCATTGGCCGAGGAGCTGCACCGGTAATAGAGCTGGAGGGCGACGTCCTGGCATTCGCGGACGTATTGCAGGTAGCCGTTGCCGCCCGCGCCGCGCAGGACGCCGTCTTCCACGGTCCACCAGGCGCGCTTGTTGCGCACCGGCCGCCAGCCATCCAGGGTTTCGCCGTTGAACATCGTGATCCGGCCGGGGCTGTCCGGCAGGGGGACGAGTTCGAGATCGGCGATGTGCATGCCCCAGCCGAGGTTGTTCTGAAAGCCGATCCGGCCGCGCCGCAGGGTGTGCCGCAGCCGCGGGTGTTCGTCAAGGTTGAGATCCTGCACGACCTGTTCATTGATGGTGACGCGCAGGTGGGGCCAGTCCATGTGGACGGTGCAGTCATTCCATTCGCCCGGCTCTTTCACCGCTACGACCTTCGGCGGGACGTGACGGAAGATGGCGCCCGCGCGGTAGGGATCCGGCGCGTCGCCCGCGTGGTCGGCCAGTTCAATTTCGAGGCCCGCGCGCCAGGCGCCGTTGGCGGGCGCGTGGATGAAGAGTCCGGATTCCTCCCACTTGTGGTAGTTGAATCGGAAGCGGAGCACGAAGTTTTCGTAGTTTTCGCGGGTTATTATCGCCGAGGGTTCGCCGCCACCCTGCTGGATGCGTAGCTGGCCGTCTCGAATCTCAAAGGACTTCGCCGTACCACCGATGGTCTCCCAGGCGGCGGGCTCTTCCAGCAGGCGGCGGGGCGGCGTCTCGGCGGGCGCGGACGGGGTGAGCAGGAAATAAATGCAAAGCATGGGAAGCAGTGTGCGCATGAGGTTGTTTACTCCAGTAGAACGGTTCGGATTGCGGGTGTCCGCAGTCCACTATAGCACGCGTCGGGCGCTCCGGGCCATGGGGTCTGGTTCAAAAAGCTACCAAATGGTAGGATATGAGGGGGTCGATCATGAAGGGTCGGCGTGCGGGCGCGCGGTTGTCCATGTATCAATGAGATTATAACTAGCTGGAAATAAACAAGTTGCAAATTCATTTGACATGAGGTGCGCGTGTTTTGTATCATACCCGCTGGAATGAACCGCGCGATACCGGCCTCTGACCGGGCGCGGATTCGATACCTGCCTTGCCTGCGCTGCTTACCCCTCCCAGGCACAACCGTGAATAAGGTGGAACCATTTTGTCTCAGCGATCTATCTCCCGAAGCGGGCTGTACGAGCCGTCGTACGAGCACGATGCGTGTGGCATTGGCTTTATCTGCAATATTGACGGCCGCAGCCAGCACAGCATAATCAAGGACGGCCTCCAGATTCTGGTGAATCTGACGCACCGCGGCGCGTGCGGGTGCGACCCGGAGACGGGGGACGGCTGCGGCATCATGCTGCACATACCGCATGAGTTGTTCGCCGAGAGCGCCCGGGCGCACGGGTTTGACCTGCCCGCGCCCGGCGAATACGCCGTAGGCATGGTGTTTCTGCCTCGGGACCGCAATTCCCGCGAATCCTGCATACAGATCTTGAACAAAGCGATCCTGGAAGAGGATCAGGAACTCCTGGGCTGGCGGGATGTGCCCCGGGATTCAAGCAACATCGGCTGGCTGGCCCGGGAGAACGAGCCCTTTATCCGGCAGGTGTTCATAGGCCGGAGCGAGGGGCTGACCGTCGAGGCTTTCGAGCGGAAGCTCTACACCATCCGCAAGGCGGCGACCCACATGATCGGCAACTCGGTCATATCGGGGAAGTCCGAGTATTATGTGCCCAGCATGTCCGCCCGGACGATTGTGTACAAGGGGCTGATGCTCCCCGAGGCGATGGACAAGTACTACCTGGACCTGGCGGACGAGCGCACGAAGAGTGGCATGGCCCTGGTGCACCAGCGTTACAGCACCAACACGCTGCCCGCGTGGCCGCTGGCCCAGCCGTTCCGCTTTCTGGCGCACAACGGCGAGATCAACACGCTGCGCGGCAACCTGAATATGATGGACTCGCGGGAACACCACTTCGAGAGCCCGCTTTTCGGGGACGATATCAAGAAAATCCTCCCGATCCTCTCCTCCGGCGCGAGCGACTCCGCGAATTTCGACAATGCCTTTGAGCTTCTGGTTCGCGGCGGTCGCGACGTGGCCCATGCGATGGCGATGATGATTCCGGAGCCGTGGAGCGGGCACGAGACGATGCCGGATGAGAAAAAGGCGTTCTACGAGTACCACTCCTGCAAGATGGAGCCGTGGGACGGCCCGGCGTCCATGGCCTTCTCCGACGGCCTGCGCATCGGCGCGGTGCTTGACCGGAACGGCCTGCGCCCCTCGCGCTACTGGGTCACCAGCGACAACCAGGTGATCATGGCGTCCGAAGCGGGTGTCCTGCCGATCCCGCAGGAGAAGGTGCTCAAGAAGGGCCGCCTCGAACCGGGCCGCATGTTCCTCGTGGACATGGAAGAGGGCCGGATCGTGGACGACGCCGAACTCAAGGATAGCTTCGCGCGCCGGAATCCCTACCGGGAATGGCTGGACACGCACCGGGTGGAGCTGCCGACGGACCTGGCGGAACCCGCGCCGGCGCCGGAGCCCGCCAGCCTGCTGGAGCGCCAGCAGGTGTTTGGCTACACGCGGGAAGACCTGGAGATCATCCTGGCCCCCATGGCGCAGGAAGGCAAGGAACCCACGGGCTCCATGGGCAATGACGCCGCCCTGGCCGTGTTGTCGCCGCGCCCGCAACTGCTCTTCAATTACTTCAAGCAGCTCTTCGCCCAGGTGACCAACCCGCCCATCGACCCGATCCGCGAAGACATTGTGATGTCGCTCGAGACGGACATCGGCCGCGAAGGCAACCTGCTTGCCGAGAAGCCCGAGGACTGCCGCCAGCTGCACCTGCAATCGCCCATTCTGACGAACGCGCAGCTTGCCTTCATCAGGAACCTGGACCGCGACGGCTTCCGCAGCGCCGTGATTTCGACGCTGTTTGACGCGGAGAAGGGCCCCGGCGAGCTTGACAAGGCGCTCCACCGGATCTGCCGCGAAGCGGTCGAGGCCGTACAGGGCGGCAAGACCATGATCATCCTCTCGGACCGGGGCGTGAGCAAGACGCACGCGCCGATCCCGAGCCTGATGGCGGTGGGCGCGGTGCACCAGCACCTGGTGCACAAGCACAAACGATCGGAATGCGGGCTCATTATCGAGACCGGCGAGGCGCGCGAGGTGATGCACTTCGCGCTGCTCACGGGCTATGGCGCGGGCGCGGTGAACCCGTACCTCGCGCTGGAAACGCTCGACGACCTCCGCAACCGCGAGCTGGTTGTCGAAGCGAAGCCCGGCTACGCCCAGAAAAACTACATCAAGGCGGTGGAAAAGGGGCTGCTGAAGGTGATGTCCAAGATCGGCATCTCCACGCAGCACAGCTACCGCTGCGCGCAGATTTTCGAGGCGGTCGGCCTGAGCACGGCGCTCGTGCAGCGCTGCTTCTCCGGCACGGCCACCCGCATCGAGGGCATCGGCGTGAAGGAAGTGGCGATCGAGTCGCTCATGCGCCACGCCATGGCCTATCCCGAGAAGCCCGCGCGGCGCCCGGACCTCGACGTGGGCGGATCCTACCGCTGGCGGCGCCGGGGCGAGTTCCACATGTGGAACCCGGAAACCGTCGCGCGCCTGCAGCACGCCACGCGCCTGAACAGCGCCAAGACCTACGAGGAATTCGCCGAGGAGGTGAACAACCGCAACCGGTCGCTGGCGGCGCTGCGGGGCCTGCTCGAATTCCGCGAGGGGAACCCGATCCCGCTGGAACAGGTGGAGCCCGCGTCGGAAATCGTGAAGCGCTTCTGCACCGGCGCCATGTCCTACGGATCCATCAGCGCGGAGGCCCATGAAAACCTGGCGATCGCGATGAACCGGATCGGCGGGCGCAGCAACACCGGCGAAGGCGGGGAGGACCCGCGGCGCTTCGAGCCGGACGCGAACGGCGACCTGCGCCGCAGCGCCATCAAGCAGGTGGCGTCGGGCCGGTTTGGCGTGACGAACGAGTACCTGGTCAACTCGGACGAGCTGCAGATCAAGATGGCGCAGGGCGCGAAGCCGGGCGAAGGCGGGCAGCTGCCGGGCCACAAGGTGTTCGACAACATTGCGAAAGTTCGCTATTCCACGCCCGGCGTGGAGCTGATTTCGCCGCCGCCCCACCACGATATCTACTCGATCGAGGATCTGGCGCAGCTGATCCACGACCTGAAAAACGCAAACGTCCACGGCAAGGTGTCCGTGAAGCTGGTGTCCGAGGTGGGCGTCGGCACGATCGCGGCCGGCGTTTCGAAGGGCAAGGCCGACCTGGTGCTCATCAGCGGGCACGACGGCGGCACGGGCGCGTCACCGCTCACGTCGATCAAGTACGCCGGCCTGCCCTGGGAGCTCGGCCTCACCGAAACGCATCAAGTCCTCGTCGAAAACGACCTGCGCGACCGCATCCGCGTGCAGGTCGACGGCCAGCTGAAGACCGGCCGCGATGTGGCCATCGGCGCGCTCCTGGGCGCGGACGAGTTTGGTTTTGCGACGGCCCCGCTGATCGTATCGGGGTGCATCATGATGCGCAAGTGTCACCTGAACACGTGCCCCGTGGGTATCGCGACGCAGGACCCCGAACTGCGCAAGAAATTCGACGGCAAGCCCGAGCACGTGGTCAATTACTTCTTCTTCATGGCCGAGGAATGCCGGAAGATCATGGCGCAACTCGGATTCCGCACGATGGACGAGATGATCGGCCGCGCGGACATGCTGAAATTCTCGCCGCTGCCCGAACACTGGAAGGCGCGGCACCTCGACTTCTCCCGCATCCTCTACATGGCGAAGGCGTGGGACGGATCGACCCTGCACCAGAGCAAGCCGCAGGACCACGGCATCGAAGGCGCGCTTGACCATGTGCTGATGGAGAAGGCAAAGCCCGCGCTGGAGAACCAGGCGCCGGTTCGCTTCACGCAAACGATCCGGAACGTAAACCGGACCGTCGGCACGATGCTCGCCAGCGAACTGACCCGGCGCCACAAGCTCGGCATGTACGGCGGCAGCCTGCCCGAGGACACGGTCTGGATCGACTGCCACGGGATCGGCGGGAACAGTTTTGGGTCGTTCATCATCAAGGGGATGACCCTGAACGTCATCGGCGAGACCAATGACTATGTTGGGAAAGGCCTTTCCGGCGGCAAGATTATCGTTTCCCCGCCACCGGAATTCCGCGGCAAGCCCGGCGAGAATATCATCATCGGCAACGTGGCCCTGTACGGCGCGACCGAGGGCGAAGCCTACTTCCGCGGGTTGGCGGGCGAGCGCTTCGGCGTGCGTAACAGCGGCGCCTGGGCGGTGGTCGAAGGCGTGGGCGACCACGCTTGCGAGTACATGACCGGCGGGCGCGTGGCCGTGCTGGGCCGCACGGGCCGCAATTTCGCGGCCGGCATGAGCGGCGGTATTGCCTACGTGTACGACCGTGACGGCGACTTCGCGATCCATTGCAACACGGAAAGCGTGGACCTGAAGCCGCTCCACGAGAAGAGCCTGCCGGAACTCCGGCGCATGCTGGAGCGCCACGCGGACTACACCGGAAGCGAAACGGCCCGGGCGATCCTGGACAACTGGGACGCGGAGACGAAGCGATTTATCCGTGTGATGCCCCGCGACTACGCCGCCGTACTGAAGCAGCAGGAACAGGAACAACCGGAGGTGACGCATGCTTCCTGATAAAGCCAAGGGATTTATGGTTTTCGACCGGGAGATCGCGCACGACGACGATCCGGCGGAGCGCCTCCAGCACTACCGGGAGTTTTCGCACTCGCTGCCCCCGGAGAAGATCAAGGAACAGGCGTACCGCTGCATGAACTGCGGGATCCCGTTCTGCCACAGCGGCTGCCCGCTGGGCAACCAGATCCCGGACTTCAACGAGCTCATGAAGGACGACGACTGGGAAGAAGCCCTGTTTGTCCTTCATTCCACGAACAACTTCCCGGAATTCACGGGGCGCGTCTGCCCGGCGCCCTGCGAGACGGCCTGCGTCCTGGGCATCAACGAGCCGGCGGTCACCATCGAGATTAACGAGCGCGAGATTGCGGATCGCGGCTGGCGCGAGGGCTGGATCGTCCCGCAGCCGCCCGAACACCGGACCGGCAAGCGCGTGGCGATCGTGGGATCCGGCCCCGCCGGCCTGGCCGCCGCCCAGCAGTTGAACCGCGCCGGCCACCACGTGTCCGTCTATGAACGGGCGGACGAACCCGGCGGCCTGCTGCTCTACGGCATTCCCAATTTCAAGCTCGAAAAGGCCATCGTGCGCCGCCGCGTCGACCAGATGCGCGCCGAGGGCGTGGAATTCATCTGCAACGCCGAAGTGGGCGTGGACGTGCCCACGAGCAAGCTGGATCAGTACGACGCGGTGCTGATCACCATCGGCTCCACCAAGAGCCGAACCTTCGACGGGATGAATATCCCCGGATCGGACCTGAAGGGCATCTACCCCGCCATGGATTTCCTGCCGCAGCAGACGCGGCGCGTGCTCGGCAAACCCGTCAAGGACGAGGAAATTCTGGCGACGGACAAGCACGTGATCGTGATCGGCGGCGGCGACACGGGATCGGACTGCGTCGGCACGAGCCTGCGCCAGGGGTGCAAGTCGCTCGTCAACCTGGAATTGATGCCCAAACCCCCGCTGGCGCGGGCCGAAGACAACCCGTGGCCGCAGTGGT includes:
- a CDS encoding glutamate synthase subunit beta, whose translation is MLPDKAKGFMVFDREIAHDDDPAERLQHYREFSHSLPPEKIKEQAYRCMNCGIPFCHSGCPLGNQIPDFNELMKDDDWEEALFVLHSTNNFPEFTGRVCPAPCETACVLGINEPAVTIEINEREIADRGWREGWIVPQPPEHRTGKRVAIVGSGPAGLAAAQQLNRAGHHVSVYERADEPGGLLLYGIPNFKLEKAIVRRRVDQMRAEGVEFICNAEVGVDVPTSKLDQYDAVLITIGSTKSRTFDGMNIPGSDLKGIYPAMDFLPQQTRRVLGKPVKDEEILATDKHVIVIGGGDTGSDCVGTSLRQGCKSLVNLELMPKPPLARAEDNPWPQWSFVYRTSSSHKEGGERRYSVLTKHFEDNGNGHVAALHTVQLEWGEPDENGRRAMKEVPGTEERLPADLVLLAMGFTQPETDTFVKDLGLDMERNRFGQAIKATMTDYKSSREKYFVAGDARRGQSLVVWAILEGREAARAIDVYLMGESTLHDRDSHGYESVIRGRVPV